The stretch of DNA ATTCAAGCTCAACCTGGCTGATTTCCGCTGTCCGCTCACCGCCGGGCAGCAGGATGTGGCTGCCGGTGGTCAGAGATCCAGCCTGCTGTTCGCTGTAGTTACGGGCGGCTGGTGTTTCGGTCATGGGAGTCCTTAAGTTCTCTTGCGGTCCGCCCTACAGTCTACAAAGGAGGGCACCGGAAGTCGGGGACGCCGGGTGCGGCCGAGGGTGTCAGAACCCCACGCCCGCGAAGGCCAGCGCCTGCCGGATCAGGCCGCCGCGGCCGCCCGTGAACTCCAGCTGCACGCCGGGGCTCAGCACTTCCTCGGGGGTCATCCAGGTCAGCTCCAGTGCGTCCTGGCGTGGCTCGCATTCGCCCGTCACCGGGATCACGTAGGCCAGGGACACGGCGTGTTGCCGCTCATCGGTGAAACCGGTCTGGGACGGGGCCGGGAAGTACTCCGCCACCGTGAAGGGGACCGGGCTGATGGGCAGCTGCGGGAACGCCAGCGGACCAAGGTCCTTCTCCATGTGCCGGAGCAGGGCTGCCCGGATGGTCTCGCGGTAGATGACCCGCCCGGACACCAGCGAGCGGACCATGGTGCCGTCCTCGTCAGCCTGGAGCAGGGTTCCCACTTCGTTGACGAAACCCAGCGGATCCAGCCGGACAGGCACAGCCTCGACGTACACCATGGGCAGCCGCCCGCGCGCCTCAAAAAGGTCTTCTTCGGAGAGCCAGCCGGGATTCGGGTCAGGTGTGCGCACGTTCATGCTTAAGTTCTACCCCATGGGACGGCGCTCGGAGATCCACACCGTGGCCGGCACGTGGGCCGTGCCGGGCCCGGCGTCCGGGTTGGGCACGTGGAGGGTGCTCCCAAAGGCCTCCTCGGTCATGGTTGCCTCAAAGCCCGCGGCGGCGAGGCGGACCCGCAACGGTTCCAGGCCGCCGTCGTACTCAAAGCCCAACCCGGGGCGTGGCGGGCCCGCTGCCGGACGCACCAGCAGGACCCCTCCGTTCTTGGCCGTGAAGTCGGCGGTTTCGTCAGCGTCAGGCACCGGGCGCGGACGGGCGCCGATGTGCTGCAGCGTCCGGGCTGCCGCCGCGGCGTCCTCGGTGAACCAGACCCCGACGACGGCGAGGGCCGCGTCGGCATCAGCGCACTGGGCCATGTGGGCGGCATGGTCAGCCAGGAAAGTGAATCCGTCCGGCGCAGTGATCCTGCAGGTTTCGCCGTGGTCCGCCGTGATGATTTCCGCGGGTGAGGTTCCATCGTCCTGGGCCGAGAGGTTGGTGCGGCGGGCGAACTCGGCGAGATCACCCACCTCCACTGTGAACGCGGTGGTTCCGTCCTCTTCGGCTCCGTCCGGTACTTCATGGAGGGCAAGACGGCCCGAACCGGAGTCAAAGACGCGGAACCCGCCGTCGCCCTCGGTCAGAACCAGACCCAGTGTGGTGAGGAGCCGGTCCCAGGACTCGATGGCGGAGGTGAAATGCAGTGGGCGCACGCGGAGCATTAGTGGTCCTTCGTTTCGGGAAACCGGGTATGGCCATGTTGCCACGACCGGGACGCAGGCAGAATAGGGCCATGGCTGTTGAACTCGAGGAACTGCTGGTGCCGGACGCCGCCGCCTGGCGTGGCTGGCTGGAGGAAAACCACAGGACCAGCCCCGGCGTGTGGGTGGTCCTGCACAAGAAGGGCGGGCAGGTGACGGAGTTGGACTACGCCGCCGCCCTTGACGAGGCCCTGTGCTTCGGCTGGATCGACGGCCAGGGCAAAAGCAGGGACGCAGAAAGCTCCCTCCAGCGGATGACCCCACGCGGACCCAGGAGCGTATGGTCGGCCCGTAACGTCACGCATGTGGCGCGGCTGGAAGCCGCAGGCCGGATGACCGAGGCGGGCCGGGCAGCCGTGAACGCCGCCAAGGAAGACGGCCGCTGGGACAAGGCCTATGAGGGGCAGGCGGCGGCCGAAGTTCCGGCGGACCTGGCCGCCGCCATCGCCGCCGTTCCGGCCGCCCAGGCGATGTTCGATGTCCTTACCAAAACCAACCGCTTTGCCCTGATTTACCGGACCAACTCGGTCAAACAGGCTGCCACCCGCGAACGTAAAATTGCGGGGTTTGTGGAGATGCTGGCCCGTGGTGAGGCGCCGTACCCGCAGAAAAAGCGTCCAGCCGGGCTGTAACAGTAATTGGGTCCTTGTGTTCGGACGCCTAGGGTAGAAGGTTTAATTGCGCTGGTGCCGCCTCCTCATCCGGGGGCGGCATTTGTGTGTTCGGCGACGGAACGAAAACCATGATCCGCAACCCCTTCAAAAATCCCAGGCAAACTTTCCCGGGCCGCCCCCTTTGGTGGCCAGCCGGGCGGCCGTTGCCGCCCTGGTGGTGGTCCTCACCCTGGTGTCCGGCAATGCCGGGAAGGGGCCGGCTGCCACGACGCCGCAGACACTCACCTCGCTCGTCTTTCCGCCGAAGCACCAAGGACGTGGGGCTCGCTGCAGTGGGCGGCTCCGTGAACGTCAAGAACGGCACAGTCACGCCGCTCGCGGGTATCCGCTGAGGCTTCTGGGACGCGTCAGGGTTCGATGGGAAAGGCGACGCCTTCGCCGACTACCCGAAGGCACAGTTCCATCCCGGGCCGGGCGATGGAGGCGTTCCAGTGCCGGATGGTGATGATCTCGCCGCCGCCGGGGTAACGGTGGTCGCCTCCGCTGGCAAGTTCCGGGGGAACCGCCAGCTTGAGCCGCACGGTGGTTTCCGGACCGAAGTAGTCGGTGTCCACCACCACGCCGCGGATGGGGCCATCCTCGGCGATGCGGATCTGTTCCGGCCGCAGCATCAGCTGGACCCTGCCCTGTGCGGGAGGCCGGCGGACGGGGATGCCGCCGAGTGAACAGGTGGCGAGCGAACCTTCCATCCACGCGTCCAGGATGACGGCGTCGCCCAGGAACTCGGCAGTGGCGCGGTCAGCCGGGCGTGTATAGACCACAAAGGGGTTACCGATCTGCGCAAGCTTCCCGCCGCGCATCACCGCCACCTGGTCGGCGAAGGACAAAGCTTCAGCCTGGTCATGGGTCACGAGGATGGTGGTCACGCCGGCCTTGTTCAGGACCTTGGCCACTGCCCGCCTGGTGGCTACCCGCAGGCCGGCGTCGAGGGCGGAGAACGGCTCGTCGAGGAGCATCAGTTCCGGTTCGCGTGCCAGGGCCCGGGCCAGGGCAACGCGCTGCTGCTGGCCGCCCGACAACTGGTGGGGGCGCCTCTTGGCCATGTCCGGATCCAGCGACACCATCTCCAGCAGCTCGCGAACACGGTCTTCCACTGCCCTTCGGCCGCCGGGCAGTTTTGCCGGGTCAAGTCCGAAGGCAACGTTTTTGCCCACGCTCAGGTGGGGGAACAGGGCGCCGTCCTGGGCCACGTAGCCGATGTGCCGTTTGTGCGCCGGTACCCAGGCGCCGTCCCCGGCGACCTTCGCACCGTTGAGCGAGATGCTGCCGGTTACCGGATGATCAAACCCTGCGATCAGCCGCAGCAGCGTGGTCTTGCCAGAGCCGGACGGGCCAACGATGGCGGTGGTGCCGCCCCGGGCGATGGAAAGATTAACGCCCTTGAGGACAGACTGGCTGCCGAAATTCCGGGTGACGTCCGTGATGACCAGGTGACTGTCCGTGGAGGTAGCCACGGAGGGGGCGACCCGCGGTTCCGGCAGCCGCGAGGGCGCCTGATCGGCCGGTGCTTGATCGGCCGGTTCTTGATGGGCCGGCACTTGTTGGCTGGGTGCCGTTTGCTTCGCTGCTTTTCGGATCGGGGCTTGTTCGATCGGCGCTTGTTCGATCACTGTCCGGCTACTTTCTTGGACTGCTGGAAGAGGAGGTAGGTCATGGGGGCGGAGAGCAGGATCATCAGCAGTGCGTAGGGAGCTGCTCCCGCGTAGTCGATCTCGCTGCTCTTGCTCCAAAACTCGGTGGCCAGCGTGCGGGTCCCGTTGGGGGACAGGAGCAGGGTTGCGGTGAGCTCGTTGGCGATGGCCAGGAAAACCAGGGCGGCCCCGCCCGCGGCTGCGGGAGCGCTGAGCCGCAGCGTCACCCGGATGAAGGCGAGCAGCGGTGGCTTGCCCAGTGCCTGCGCGGCCTCATCAAGTTCCTTGGGCGCCTGGGAAAGCCCGGCACGGAGGTTCACGAGCGCCCGGGGGAGGAACAGCAGGACATACGCCGCCACCAGTACGCCGGCAGTCTGGTACATCCCCGGCACCACACGGATGCTGACGGTCACGAAGGCCAGGCCCACCACGATGCCCGGCAGCGAACTGGTGATGTAGTTGGAGAGCTCCAGGGATTTACTGAACCAGCCGGGATGCCGGACGGCGAGATAGGCCATCGGGAACGCCACTGCCGTGGTGGCAACTGCACCCGCCAGGCCGTAACCAAGCGTGGACAGGAGGGCCGGGAGGAACTCGTCGGCAGCCCACGCCTCCGGTCCGCCTGCCACCGTCCAACGCACCACGAAATACAGCGGCAGCCCCACAGCCAGTGCGGTCAGTGCCAGCAGGAAGGCCTGGGCCGGAACCTGGTACCCGCGCAGCGGAAGCCGCAGCGCTCTGGCCTGGGCCCCCGATCCGATCCGGGCGTACCTCGCCGTGCCGCGGCTGCGGACCTCGGCCAGGAGCAGGAGGAGGCAGAAGAACACGAGGACGCTGGCCAGCATGTTCCCGGCGGCACCATTGAACGTGGACTGGTACTGGGTCATGATCGCGGTGGTGAACGTATCGAACCGGATCATGGCGAACGCGCCGTATTCGGCGAGCAGGTGCAGCCCCACCAGCAGCGCCCCGCCGGTCATGGCAATCCGGAGCTGGGGGAGCACCACCCGGAAGAACGTGCGCCACGCCCCAAGCCCCAGCGCAGCGGCCGACTGCTCGATGGCCGGGTCCAGCCGGCTCAGGGAGGCGGCGGCCGGGATGTACACCAGCGGGAAGTAGGACAGCGTGGCAATCAGCACGCCCGAGCCCAGGCCGCCCATCGAGGGAACGGCCGAGACCCAGCCGTAGCTGTTGACGAAGGCGGGGATGGCCAGCGGGGCAGCCAGGAGGACAGCCCACATTTTGCGTCCCCGCAGCCTGGTCCGTTCAACCAGCCACGCGCCAGCCACGCCCAGCAACAGGCACAGCGGAATGGTGGCCGCCATGAGCAGGATGGTGTTCAGCAACAGCTCGGTAACCCGCGGCCGGAAGATCAGTTCGACGGCGGTCTCCCAGCCGGTTGCCACGGTCATGTACACCACGTACCCCAGCGGGACGAGGGAAAAGAGGGCGATCAGCACCGCCAGCACGGACACTGCAGAAACGCCGAAAGGCGGGCGGGGACTTTTGCCCCGGCCCGCCGTCGTCGTGCTCCTTTGGGGGGGAGCCGATAGATCGGAAGTCACGAAATTACAGGAGTCCTGCCTTGGTCATCAGATCGGTGACCTTTTCGGAGTTGAGCTTGGCGGGGTCCACGGTGGGCGCCTGCAGGTCTGCGATCGGGACCAGCTTCTCGTTGGCCGGAACATCAGAGGCAATGGCGTACTCGAAGGAGGTGCCGGTCTTCAGCACTTCCTGGCCCTTCTTGCCGGTGATGAACTTCAGGAAAGCCTGGGCGGCTGCTTCATTCTTGGACGTCTTCAGCACGCCACCGCCGGAGATGGAGACGAAAGCGCCCGGATCCTGGTTCTTGAAGTAGTACGGCGTGACGTTCTTGGAGTTCTCGCCGGTCTTGGCCTGGTCGCCATAGTAGTAGTAGTGGTAGATCAAGGCGGCGTCCACTTCACCTGCGTTGACTGCCTTCATGGCGGTGCTGTTGCCCTTGTAGGCCTTGAAGTTTTCCTTCATGCCTGTGAGCCACTCCCCGGTGGCGGCTTCGCCCTTGAGCTCGAGCAGTGCCGACACGATGGCCTGGAAGTCGGCGCCGGTAGGCGAAGCGGCCCACTTGCCCTTCCACTCGGGCTTGGCCAGGTCAAGCATGGACTTGGGCAGCTGGTCCTCGGTCAGCTTGGCCTTGTCGTAGACCAGGACGGTGGAGCGGGCCGCAATGCCGGTCCACTTTCCGGTGGAAGGCCGGAACTCTTGGGGAACCTGCTCCGTTGTGGCCTTGTCCACATCCGCAAAGAGACCCGCGTTTTCAACCTGGGTCATGGCCGGGGAGTTCTCGGTGAGGAACACGTCCGCCGGGGAGGCCGCGCCCTCCTGGATGATCTGGTTGGACAGCTCAGTGTCCGAACCCTGGCGCATGGTGACCTTGACGCCGGTTTCGGCTGTGAAGGCGTCGACCCATTCCTTGGTCAGGCTCTCGTGCTGGGCGTTGTAAACCGTGATTTCGCCGGAGACTGCGCCGCCGGAGGCGGAAGCGGCAGGTGAACCGGTGGAGGCGGGCGTGCCGCTGCCGGCGCAGGCGGTCAGGCCGAGTGCGGCGCTGGCGGCGAGTGCGATGCCGGCCAGTGCGCTGTTGCGAATCTTCATTGAGGGCGCTGCTTTCTGGGAAAGATTTGGGGCGGACCACGGTCCCGGTGAACCCTGGAGAAGGGAACCTCACCTGAGAAACTGTAGGGTAGGCAACCCTAAGGCGTAACCCGGAAAGCGCTTAAAGTGAGCAGTGTCACATCAATTACGGAACTGTTGCGTGCCCTAATCCAATGCGGCGATGGATGCGGCGGCCTCGATTGCCATCCACGCCTGCAGTTGGGTGGAGAGCTCGACGCCGGCGCCCGCCGGGGAGGGTGCGCCCCGGTCCTCCGCGTGCAGGGGAAAGGCGAGTCTTCCGGGTTGTTCCTCGCGGTTGCCATTGCCGGCGGCGGGCCGCCTTCCTGCCCAGAAAGCCTGCGCGGTGCCGGTGACAAGCCGCGCGGCGGTGGCGCGGGCCTGCCGGGGGAGCCGCGGATCTGCTGCGGCGAGCGCAAGGTAACGGCACAAGATCCCGGTGAACAGGCCGCCGTCGCCCGTTCCCTCGCAGCGCAGGACGGTCAGTTGGCCAGCAGCTGCGCCGCCGTCATTGCCCCCTCCTGCCGGAACTGTCAGGTGCCGGTCCACCGCCTCCACCAGCATGGCTGCCCTGGCCAGGTTCGCCTCCCCGCCCAGCTCAAGCAGCGCACCCAGGACCGGGCCCTGGTTGTAGGTGTAGACCGCCCGCTCGGTCAGCACGTTCCCGTCGGGGCTAAGCCGGACGCCGTCGAGGTACAGGCCCTGCCCCGGGTCGAAGAGGGTTACGTCCAGCCAGTCCAGCAGTGACTGCGCCTTGGCCCGCTGCCCTGTGCGGGCGTAGAAGAGGGCGACAGGTGCGGTGGCGGGCGTGTTTTTGAAGTCGCGCTTCTTGCTCCAGAAGGAACCGCCGCCCAGGTCATCGGTGCAGGCGGCGTCGAACTGGAGCGTGAGCGTCTTGCGGACCGCCGCGTTGCGCCGCCGCCCGGGCCGGCGCGTTTCCTGGGCCAGTGCGTCGAGCCGGAGGGTGGCGAGGGCAAGCCAGGCCATGTCGTCGTAGTAGTTGTTGACAACTGTGAGGCCGTTGCGCAGCCGGATCCCGGTGACCAGCCGGGAAGCGAGCCTTCCGGCGCTGGGATGTTCCGGGCCGTTGAACCTGGCGGCAGGAGTGGCGCCTTTGCCCAGCTCGCGGCGGCCCGCATCCACCAGGCAGTCAACATAGTGGGCCTGCCACCAGTAGTGCCAGGGCTGGAGCAGCTTGCCCTTCACGTCGTCGCGCCAGCGGGGGGCGGGCCTCTGGATGCCGCCAAGATGGGTGCCCGGCAGGAAGAACAACCTCCTGCCGAAGAGTCCGGTGACAGACCGTGCGGCCTCGTTGGCCCTTTCGTGCCAGTCAACGGGAGAGGAAGTCATGGCTTCCACCCTAGCCGGGCGTACGGCAGCGCCGGGAAGGCCGGATAGTGCGTGGACCCGATAATTTCAGTTAACATTCACTAACTAATGCTCCGCGGGCTTCTGCCGGAGCAGGCCCGCATCAAGGAGGATGTATGGACGTCACAGGCAGCGTTGCGTTGATCACGGGAGGCGCCTCGGGCCTGGGGGCAGCTACTGCC from Pseudarthrobacter siccitolerans encodes:
- a CDS encoding NUDIX hydrolase family protein, whose amino-acid sequence is MNVRTPDPNPGWLSEEDLFEARGRLPMVYVEAVPVRLDPLGFVNEVGTLLQADEDGTMVRSLVSGRVIYRETIRAALLRHMEKDLGPLAFPQLPISPVPFTVAEYFPAPSQTGFTDERQHAVSLAYVIPVTGECEPRQDALELTWMTPEEVLSPGVQLEFTGGRGGLIRQALAFAGVGF
- a CDS encoding ABC transporter ATP-binding protein, whose translation is MATSTDSHLVITDVTRNFGSQSVLKGVNLSIARGGTTAIVGPSGSGKTTLLRLIAGFDHPVTGSISLNGAKVAGDGAWVPAHKRHIGYVAQDGALFPHLSVGKNVAFGLDPAKLPGGRRAVEDRVRELLEMVSLDPDMAKRRPHQLSGGQQQRVALARALAREPELMLLDEPFSALDAGLRVATRRAVAKVLNKAGVTTILVTHDQAEALSFADQVAVMRGGKLAQIGNPFVVYTRPADRATAEFLGDAVILDAWMEGSLATCSLGGIPVRRPPAQGRVQLMLRPEQIRIAEDGPIRGVVVDTDYFGPETTVRLKLAVPPELASGGDHRYPGGGEIITIRHWNASIARPGMELCLRVVGEGVAFPIEP
- a CDS encoding iron ABC transporter substrate-binding protein, translating into MKIRNSALAGIALAASAALGLTACAGSGTPASTGSPAASASGGAVSGEITVYNAQHESLTKEWVDAFTAETGVKVTMRQGSDTELSNQIIQEGAASPADVFLTENSPAMTQVENAGLFADVDKATTEQVPQEFRPSTGKWTGIAARSTVLVYDKAKLTEDQLPKSMLDLAKPEWKGKWAASPTGADFQAIVSALLELKGEAATGEWLTGMKENFKAYKGNSTAMKAVNAGEVDAALIYHYYYYGDQAKTGENSKNVTPYYFKNQDPGAFVSISGGGVLKTSKNEAAAQAFLKFITGKKGQEVLKTGTSFEYAIASDVPANEKLVPIADLQAPTVDPAKLNSEKVTDLMTKAGLL
- a CDS encoding VOC family protein, producing the protein MLRVRPLHFTSAIESWDRLLTTLGLVLTEGDGGFRVFDSGSGRLALHEVPDGAEEDGTTAFTVEVGDLAEFARRTNLSAQDDGTSPAEIITADHGETCRITAPDGFTFLADHAAHMAQCADADAALAVVGVWFTEDAAAAARTLQHIGARPRPVPDADETADFTAKNGGVLLVRPAAGPPRPGLGFEYDGGLEPLRVRLAAAGFEATMTEEAFGSTLHVPNPDAGPGTAHVPATVWISERRPMG
- a CDS encoding YdeI/OmpD-associated family protein; protein product: MAVELEELLVPDAAAWRGWLEENHRTSPGVWVVLHKKGGQVTELDYAAALDEALCFGWIDGQGKSRDAESSLQRMTPRGPRSVWSARNVTHVARLEAAGRMTEAGRAAVNAAKEDGRWDKAYEGQAAAEVPADLAAAIAAVPAAQAMFDVLTKTNRFALIYRTNSVKQAATRERKIAGFVEMLARGEAPYPQKKRPAGL
- a CDS encoding glycoside hydrolase family 76 protein — its product is MTSSPVDWHERANEAARSVTGLFGRRLFFLPGTHLGGIQRPAPRWRDDVKGKLLQPWHYWWQAHYVDCLVDAGRRELGKGATPAARFNGPEHPSAGRLASRLVTGIRLRNGLTVVNNYYDDMAWLALATLRLDALAQETRRPGRRRNAAVRKTLTLQFDAACTDDLGGGSFWSKKRDFKNTPATAPVALFYARTGQRAKAQSLLDWLDVTLFDPGQGLYLDGVRLSPDGNVLTERAVYTYNQGPVLGALLELGGEANLARAAMLVEAVDRHLTVPAGGGNDGGAAAGQLTVLRCEGTGDGGLFTGILCRYLALAAADPRLPRQARATAARLVTGTAQAFWAGRRPAAGNGNREEQPGRLAFPLHAEDRGAPSPAGAGVELSTQLQAWMAIEAAASIAALD
- a CDS encoding ABC transporter permease, which gives rise to MTSDLSAPPQRSTTTAGRGKSPRPPFGVSAVSVLAVLIALFSLVPLGYVVYMTVATGWETAVELIFRPRVTELLLNTILLMAATIPLCLLLGVAGAWLVERTRLRGRKMWAVLLAAPLAIPAFVNSYGWVSAVPSMGGLGSGVLIATLSYFPLVYIPAAASLSRLDPAIEQSAAALGLGAWRTFFRVVLPQLRIAMTGGALLVGLHLLAEYGAFAMIRFDTFTTAIMTQYQSTFNGAAGNMLASVLVFFCLLLLLAEVRSRGTARYARIGSGAQARALRLPLRGYQVPAQAFLLALTALAVGLPLYFVVRWTVAGGPEAWAADEFLPALLSTLGYGLAGAVATTAVAFPMAYLAVRHPGWFSKSLELSNYITSSLPGIVVGLAFVTVSIRVVPGMYQTAGVLVAAYVLLFLPRALVNLRAGLSQAPKELDEAAQALGKPPLLAFIRVTLRLSAPAAAGGAALVFLAIANELTATLLLSPNGTRTLATEFWSKSSEIDYAGAAPYALLMILLSAPMTYLLFQQSKKVAGQ